A part of Amycolatopsis lurida genomic DNA contains:
- a CDS encoding serine hydrolase domain-containing protein, producing the protein MKRTSVVIAAVCAATLVSPAVASATPQLQRTLQRDADTLVANGSPGALVEVSTARDSVKVRSGHGDLRTRTPVPWDGHFRIASFSKTFLSATMLQLVGEGRLSLEDKVDRWLPGVVSGNGNDGRAITVRQLLQHTSGLHDYMAELDLFTEKGFLRHRFDELSASEAVKLAVGKPPAFEPGKSWGYSNTNYVLAGMITEKVTGRDWRQEIIDRIVRPLNLRETTLPHTSPFIPAPHARGYDRFVVEGSNPPRLGRRVDVTLMNPSMGGGADGSINSTTEDGNKFLRALLGGKVLPPSMLAEMKKTVPAPGLGAYGLGLVKSTVSCGDYWGHGGALPGYLTGNGVTEDGKRSVMVSLNTLTPFHPGAEPPAGNPLDPVIDHALCGR; encoded by the coding sequence ATGAAACGAACTTCAGTGGTCATCGCCGCGGTGTGCGCGGCAACGCTCGTTTCCCCGGCCGTCGCCTCCGCGACGCCACAGCTGCAGCGGACACTGCAGCGCGACGCCGACACGCTCGTGGCGAACGGTTCACCCGGTGCGCTCGTGGAGGTCAGCACGGCCAGGGACAGCGTGAAGGTGCGCAGCGGCCACGGCGATCTGCGGACCCGGACCCCGGTGCCGTGGGACGGGCATTTCCGGATCGCGAGTTTCAGCAAGACGTTCCTGTCCGCGACGATGCTCCAGCTCGTCGGAGAGGGGCGCCTTTCCTTGGAGGACAAGGTGGACCGGTGGCTGCCGGGGGTGGTGAGCGGGAACGGCAACGACGGCAGGGCCATCACCGTCCGGCAGCTGCTGCAGCACACCAGCGGGCTGCACGACTACATGGCGGAACTCGATCTCTTCACCGAGAAGGGCTTTCTGCGTCACCGGTTCGACGAGCTCAGCGCGTCCGAGGCGGTGAAGCTGGCGGTCGGCAAGCCGCCGGCGTTCGAGCCAGGGAAGAGCTGGGGCTACTCCAACACCAACTACGTGCTCGCCGGGATGATCACCGAGAAGGTGACCGGCCGGGACTGGCGGCAGGAGATCATCGACCGGATCGTCCGTCCGCTGAACCTGCGCGAGACCACCCTGCCGCACACGTCGCCGTTCATCCCGGCCCCGCACGCGCGAGGGTACGACCGGTTCGTCGTCGAGGGCTCGAATCCGCCGCGGCTCGGGCGACGGGTGGACGTGACATTGATGAACCCGTCGATGGGCGGGGGAGCGGACGGATCGATCAACAGCACCACCGAGGACGGCAACAAGTTCCTTCGGGCGCTGCTGGGCGGCAAGGTGCTCCCGCCGTCGATGCTGGCCGAGATGAAGAAGACGGTGCCCGCGCCGGGACTCGGCGCGTACGGGCTCGGCCTGGTGAAGTCGACCGTTTCCTGTGGTGACTACTGGGGTCACGGCGGCGCGTTGCCCGGCTATCTGACGGGGAACGGCGTGACCGAGGACGGCAAGCGCAGCGTGATGGTTTCGCTGAACACGCTCACGCCGTTCCACCCCGGTGCCGAACCGCCGGCGGGCAACCCGCTGGACCCGGTGATCGACCACGCCCTCTGCGGCCGCTGA
- a CDS encoding LysR family transcriptional regulator: MSGDLSNVERLRMLHAVWRRGSLAAAAELLHVTPSAISQQLTKLEREAGTGLLVRHGRGVRLTPAGLLLAQRSDRVLAELRAARADLDSLTGETTGVVEIGAIPSGVHTFIAPALTGLAVHHPGIEARLHEVEPEVALPALADGVFDVVVVESWENLPLTRPPATRWTELRDDSAMIVLPAGHPLAGADSVRAGDLADEIWVAWARPTLANAWIRQTLRERGIEPIVRHTVSGFGTQFAVVAGLGAVTLVPGMATTIAPPTVVCAPLEPVLHRQLYAVQPQGETRPAVAECVTALVEAARTWGS, encoded by the coding sequence ATGAGTGGTGATCTGTCCAATGTGGAACGGCTGCGGATGCTGCACGCCGTGTGGCGGCGGGGATCGCTCGCCGCGGCGGCCGAGCTGCTGCACGTGACACCGTCGGCGATCTCCCAGCAGCTGACCAAGCTGGAACGGGAGGCGGGCACCGGGCTCCTCGTCCGGCACGGGCGCGGCGTGCGGCTGACCCCGGCGGGGCTGCTGCTGGCGCAGCGCTCGGACCGGGTGCTCGCCGAACTCCGCGCCGCTCGCGCGGATCTGGACTCCCTCACCGGGGAGACGACCGGTGTGGTCGAGATCGGCGCCATCCCCTCCGGGGTGCATACGTTCATCGCACCGGCGCTCACTGGCCTCGCCGTCCATCACCCCGGCATCGAGGCGCGGCTGCACGAGGTCGAACCCGAAGTCGCCCTTCCCGCGCTGGCCGACGGGGTCTTCGACGTCGTGGTCGTCGAGAGCTGGGAGAACCTGCCGCTCACCCGGCCACCCGCGACCCGCTGGACCGAACTGCGCGACGACTCGGCGATGATCGTGCTCCCGGCCGGGCATCCGCTGGCCGGCGCGGATTCGGTGCGCGCCGGAGACCTCGCGGACGAGATCTGGGTCGCCTGGGCCCGGCCGACGCTGGCGAACGCCTGGATCCGCCAGACACTGCGCGAACGCGGGATCGAACCGATCGTGCGGCATACGGTCAGCGGATTCGGCACCCAGTTCGCCGTCGTCGCCGGGCTCGGCGCCGTCACGCTGGTGCCGGGCATGGCCACCACGATCGCGCCGCCGACCGTGGTGTGCGCCCCGCTCGAACCGGTACTGCATCGGCAGCTCTACGCCGTGCAGCCGCAGGGGGAAACACGGCCCGCTGTCGCGGAATGCGTCACGGCCCTGGTGGAGGCCGCGCGTACTTGGGGCTCTTGA
- a CDS encoding TetR/AcrR family transcriptional regulator C-terminal domain-containing protein has translation MPPRRSLTRDRVLKAAIEVADRGGVEAMTMRRVAQHLGVEAMSLYHHVPNKDAILDGVVDAVFAAIELPGTETGDWRDAIRARASSAREVLSRHSWALGLMDSRRNPGPATLRHHDAVLGVLRRAGFTLPMAVHAVSLIDSYIGGFVLQESNLPLSEDVPGVADDILGNLPRDEFPYLAEVITGHAQRPGYDHTKEFAYGLDLILEGLEARRK, from the coding sequence GTGCCGCCTCGCCGATCACTCACCAGGGACCGCGTACTGAAGGCCGCGATCGAAGTCGCCGATCGCGGTGGCGTGGAAGCGATGACGATGCGCCGGGTCGCGCAGCACCTGGGCGTGGAGGCCATGTCGCTGTACCACCACGTGCCGAACAAGGACGCGATCCTCGACGGCGTCGTCGACGCGGTGTTCGCGGCGATCGAGCTGCCCGGCACCGAAACCGGCGATTGGCGTGACGCCATCCGCGCTCGTGCTTCGTCCGCACGCGAGGTCCTGTCCCGGCACAGCTGGGCGCTGGGCCTCATGGACTCCCGCCGGAATCCAGGGCCGGCGACGCTACGCCACCACGATGCCGTCCTCGGCGTCCTTCGACGGGCGGGATTCACGCTTCCGATGGCGGTGCACGCCGTCTCGCTCATCGACAGCTACATCGGTGGATTCGTGTTGCAGGAGTCGAACCTCCCGCTGAGCGAAGACGTCCCGGGGGTCGCGGACGACATCCTCGGCAACCTGCCGCGGGACGAGTTCCCTTATCTGGCCGAGGTGATCACCGGACACGCCCAGCGGCCGGGCTACGACCACACGAAGGAATTCGCCTACGGCCTCGACCTCATCCTCGAAGGCCTCGAAGCCCGCAGGAAGTGA
- a CDS encoding TetR/AcrR family transcriptional regulator has product MTDHLSRIPRSDAVDNRERILEAARVLFATEGLNVPLREVARRAEVGPATLYRHFPTKEILATEAFAGQMRTCHAVVDEGLADPDPWRGFCSVIEKICELHSRDRGFTAAFVSAFPKAVDFTADRDYALKAIAELADRAKDSGKLRPDFVLDDLILMLMANNGIQAASAAAQVAASRRFAALVIQAFRAGPARAPLPPVARLALVMPGVTG; this is encoded by the coding sequence GTGACCGATCATTTGTCTCGGATCCCGCGCTCCGACGCCGTGGACAATCGCGAACGCATCCTCGAAGCGGCTCGCGTGCTGTTCGCCACCGAGGGGCTGAACGTGCCGCTGCGGGAAGTCGCGCGCCGCGCCGAAGTCGGCCCCGCCACGCTGTACCGCCACTTCCCGACCAAGGAGATCCTGGCGACGGAGGCGTTCGCCGGGCAGATGCGCACCTGTCACGCCGTCGTCGACGAGGGGCTCGCCGATCCGGATCCGTGGCGCGGTTTCTGTTCCGTGATCGAGAAGATCTGTGAGCTGCATTCGCGCGATCGCGGATTCACGGCGGCTTTCGTGTCGGCCTTTCCCAAGGCGGTGGACTTCACCGCGGATCGCGACTACGCGCTCAAGGCGATCGCCGAGCTGGCGGACCGGGCCAAGGACTCCGGGAAGCTGCGCCCCGATTTCGTCCTCGACGACCTGATCCTCATGCTCATGGCCAACAACGGGATCCAGGCCGCTTCGGCGGCCGCGCAGGTGGCGGCGTCCCGGCGGTTCGCCGCGCTCGTGATCCAGGCCTTCCGAGCCGGGCCGGCGCGGGCGCCGCTGCCGCCGGTGGCGCGCCTGGCCCTCGTGATGCCGGGGGTGACCGGCTGA
- a CDS encoding zinc-dependent alcohol dehydrogenase family protein: MRAVEIRTFGAPEGLAVIDVPSPVPAEGEVLIDVEAIGVGGVDTVIRSGALAGFGFREGFIPGNEVAGTVTAVGGGVDPAWAGRRVWAFTGEGGGYVEQVAVAAEKILPLPENLSATDAVAVGSSGMVAHFALARAPFTSGESVLVRGAAGSIGIMAVQLAVRGGAGAVAVTTSSAERGDRLRELGATHVLDRSGEGDGPAGYDVVIDIVSGVDMPSFFDRLNPNGRMVAVGVVAGMPPADFGAKLMAAFRKSLSFAAFSADSIPEPDRRVVSAEHFGAAARGELRPVVHEVLPMEKAVLAHRKMDDGEVFGRIVLTP; the protein is encoded by the coding sequence ATGCGCGCAGTCGAGATCCGGACGTTCGGCGCCCCCGAGGGCCTCGCCGTGATCGACGTCCCCTCCCCCGTGCCCGCCGAGGGAGAAGTGCTGATCGACGTGGAAGCGATCGGTGTCGGCGGCGTCGACACCGTGATCCGCAGCGGCGCTCTCGCCGGATTCGGCTTCCGTGAAGGATTCATCCCCGGCAACGAGGTGGCCGGTACCGTCACGGCGGTCGGCGGCGGCGTCGATCCGGCTTGGGCCGGGCGGCGCGTCTGGGCGTTCACCGGCGAGGGCGGCGGTTACGTGGAACAAGTGGCCGTCGCGGCGGAGAAGATCCTTCCCCTTCCCGAAAACCTGTCCGCCACCGACGCGGTGGCCGTCGGGAGTTCCGGCATGGTGGCGCACTTCGCTCTCGCCCGCGCCCCTTTCACGTCGGGCGAATCCGTGCTGGTGCGCGGCGCGGCGGGCAGCATCGGGATCATGGCGGTGCAGCTCGCGGTGCGCGGTGGCGCCGGCGCCGTGGCGGTCACGACGTCCTCGGCCGAACGCGGCGACCGCCTGCGTGAGCTGGGGGCGACCCACGTCCTCGACCGTTCCGGCGAGGGGGACGGACCGGCGGGGTACGACGTCGTCATCGACATCGTGTCCGGTGTGGACATGCCGTCCTTCTTCGACCGGTTGAACCCGAACGGCCGCATGGTCGCCGTCGGAGTGGTCGCGGGCATGCCCCCGGCGGACTTCGGCGCGAAGCTGATGGCGGCCTTCCGGAAGTCCCTGTCGTTCGCGGCCTTCAGCGCGGACTCGATCCCCGAGCCGGATCGGCGGGTGGTGAGCGCGGAACACTTCGGCGCGGCGGCGCGCGGTGAACTGCGCCCGGTGGTGCACGAGGTGTTGCCGATGGAGAAAGCCGTTCTGGCGCACCGGAAGATGGACGACGGCGAAGTGTTCGGCAGGATCGTGCTCACCCCGTAG
- a CDS encoding arylamine N-acetyltransferase family protein, with amino-acid sequence MTLDAFLDRLEYREPIRPDLTTLRNLHRAWRFRVPYENLDLQLGRTLLLDPEALTDKFTRRRRGGLCYEMNGALALLLRAAGFDVTVVEAAVLRSTRGEGQWGNHIALLVDLDGETWLADTGIGDAFLEPLPVRDGTYRQGELPFRIERLDGETWRMHHHPGGTVESCDFRTAPREVTEFAERDEIRSPDSPFARVLVAQHHRDGRELALRARTLKRGDGERHTLSSLDEFAETLREFRIPVEDFGAAELEALWAKTEGQHEAWLSMGARRA; translated from the coding sequence ATGACCCTCGACGCGTTTCTCGACCGGCTGGAGTACCGCGAGCCCATCCGGCCGGATCTCACCACGCTCCGGAACCTGCACCGGGCGTGGCGGTTCCGAGTCCCCTACGAGAATCTCGACCTCCAGCTCGGCAGGACGCTCCTGCTCGACCCGGAAGCGTTGACCGACAAGTTCACGCGCCGTCGCCGGGGCGGGCTCTGCTACGAGATGAACGGCGCGCTCGCCCTGTTGCTGAGGGCGGCCGGATTCGACGTGACAGTCGTGGAAGCCGCTGTCCTGCGCTCGACCCGCGGCGAGGGCCAATGGGGTAACCACATCGCCCTGCTGGTCGACCTCGACGGAGAGACCTGGCTCGCCGACACCGGCATCGGCGACGCGTTCCTCGAGCCTCTTCCGGTGCGGGACGGCACGTATCGGCAAGGAGAACTGCCGTTCCGGATCGAGCGCCTCGACGGCGAGACCTGGCGGATGCATCACCATCCCGGCGGCACGGTGGAATCCTGCGACTTCCGCACCGCGCCCCGCGAGGTCACCGAATTCGCCGAACGGGACGAGATCAGGTCGCCGGACTCCCCGTTCGCCAGGGTGCTCGTGGCGCAACATCATCGTGACGGCCGTGAGCTGGCTCTACGCGCGCGCACGCTCAAGCGCGGCGACGGCGAGCGCCACACACTGTCCTCCCTCGACGAGTTCGCCGAGACGCTGCGGGAGTTCCGTATCCCGGTGGAGGACTTCGGCGCCGCCGAACTGGAGGCACTCTGGGCCAAGACCGAAGGGCAACACGAAGCCTGGCTGTCCATGGGGGCCCGCCGCGCGTGA
- a CDS encoding DMT family transporter yields MRHIRFFVDPRAQGVLGALAIALSAPLVALSGVSSTTATFFRCLFALPILVILARCGERGHRPAPAARRRHVLAGVLLGIDMVLWSEAILSVGAGVATALVNVQVVLVPLAGLLWFGERPPRSFWLSIPVMLAGTALAGGLADGGAAGSDPWYGTVMAVLAGVAYAGYLILLRRAGTDGGGRTTMLATATAASASVGGLSGLFAGNLDVTPPVSALLWLFVLAVTGQVLGWLPIGKALSALPSSGGSAVLMLQPAAAILFGAALLGQWPTPLQLAGCALVVAAVGAVSFLGGRSSGNHQHRPVPGPDELGRDRPREPVTGLL; encoded by the coding sequence ATGCGGCACATCAGGTTCTTCGTCGATCCGAGGGCGCAAGGAGTCCTCGGCGCCCTCGCGATCGCCCTGTCCGCCCCGCTCGTCGCCTTGTCCGGGGTCAGCTCGACGACGGCGACGTTCTTCCGTTGCCTGTTCGCTTTGCCGATCCTGGTGATCTTGGCGCGTTGCGGAGAACGGGGACACCGCCCCGCTCCGGCCGCGCGGCGACGCCACGTCCTGGCGGGCGTCCTCCTCGGGATCGACATGGTGCTGTGGAGCGAGGCGATCCTCTCCGTCGGCGCGGGCGTCGCCACGGCACTGGTCAACGTCCAGGTCGTCCTCGTCCCCCTGGCCGGCCTGCTGTGGTTCGGCGAGCGGCCGCCGCGATCGTTCTGGCTGTCCATCCCGGTGATGCTGGCGGGGACCGCGCTGGCCGGTGGGCTGGCGGACGGCGGTGCCGCGGGCAGCGATCCTTGGTACGGCACCGTCATGGCGGTCCTGGCGGGGGTCGCGTACGCCGGTTACCTGATCCTGTTGCGCCGCGCCGGAACCGACGGCGGCGGACGGACGACGATGCTCGCCACGGCGACCGCGGCGTCGGCGAGCGTGGGTGGCCTTTCGGGCCTGTTCGCCGGAAACCTCGACGTCACACCGCCGGTTTCGGCGTTGCTGTGGCTGTTCGTGCTGGCCGTGACCGGGCAGGTGCTCGGCTGGCTCCCGATCGGCAAGGCCCTGTCCGCCCTGCCCTCGAGCGGCGGGTCCGCCGTGCTGATGCTGCAACCCGCCGCCGCGATCCTGTTCGGTGCCGCCCTGCTCGGCCAGTGGCCGACCCCGCTGCAACTGGCGGGGTGCGCGCTCGTCGTCGCCGCGGTGGGCGCCGTTTCGTTCCTCGGCGGCCGGTCGTCAGGGAACCACCAGCACCGGCCAGTGCCCGGCCCTGATGAGCTTGGTCGCGACCGACCCCGCGAACCGGTGACCGGCCTTCTGTGA
- a CDS encoding phytoene desaturase family protein, which yields MEVDAVVIGSGPNGLVAANLLADAGWETLVIEATAKPGGAVRTEELTAPGFRNDVYSAFYPLGAASPVLAGLDLEDHGLRWRHAPAVLAHVLPDDRYVLQSRDLDRTARSVAEFDERDADKLREDYAHWRRLREPLLDAIVRPFPPVRPGARLVKTLGTAESLRLARMLTLTARGLGKEKFDGEGARLLLAGNAMHTDLGPDQAGSGVFGWLLTMLGQDVGFPVPEGGAGRLTDALVNRLSAKGGEIVCGTPVTEVTLSGGRAVGVRDADGRRVRARRAVLADVPAPVLYRDLVGAGHLPARLVSDLDRFVWDDATIKVDWALSSPIPWNAAEVGEAGTVHIGADLDGLAGIANDLACGRVPGDPFLLLGQMTTADPTRSPAGTESAWAYTHVPRGEPWSASRLRRHADRMEEVIEKHAPGFRGLIAGRAIAGPAELEEGNHSLVEGSINAGTAAIQQQLFFRPVPGLGRADTPIDRLFLASASAHPGGAVHGAPGSNAARAALARDGWAGSFYRATMRAAHRAVYR from the coding sequence ATGGAAGTCGACGCCGTGGTGATCGGATCGGGGCCGAACGGCCTGGTCGCGGCCAATCTCCTGGCCGACGCCGGCTGGGAGACACTGGTCATCGAGGCCACCGCCAAGCCGGGTGGCGCGGTGCGGACCGAGGAACTCACCGCGCCGGGTTTCCGCAACGACGTCTACAGCGCTTTCTACCCGCTCGGCGCGGCGTCGCCGGTGCTGGCCGGGCTGGATCTCGAGGACCACGGCCTGCGGTGGCGGCACGCACCGGCGGTGCTGGCGCATGTGCTGCCCGACGACCGGTACGTCCTGCAGTCCCGTGACCTCGACCGCACGGCCCGTTCCGTGGCGGAGTTCGACGAACGGGACGCGGACAAGCTGCGGGAGGACTACGCGCACTGGCGACGTCTGCGCGAACCGCTGCTCGACGCGATCGTGCGTCCCTTTCCGCCGGTGCGGCCGGGGGCGCGGCTGGTCAAGACACTCGGCACGGCGGAGTCCCTCCGGCTGGCGAGGATGCTGACCTTGACCGCCCGCGGCCTCGGCAAGGAGAAGTTCGACGGTGAGGGCGCCCGTCTGCTGCTGGCAGGCAACGCCATGCACACCGACCTCGGCCCGGACCAGGCCGGAAGCGGGGTCTTCGGCTGGCTCCTGACCATGCTCGGTCAGGACGTCGGCTTCCCGGTCCCGGAAGGCGGGGCGGGCCGTCTGACCGACGCGCTGGTGAACCGCCTGTCCGCCAAGGGCGGGGAGATCGTCTGCGGCACACCGGTCACCGAAGTGACGCTCTCGGGCGGCCGGGCGGTAGGTGTCCGGGACGCGGATGGACGACGGGTGCGTGCCCGCCGGGCCGTGCTCGCCGACGTCCCCGCCCCGGTGCTCTACCGGGATCTGGTCGGTGCAGGGCACCTTCCCGCGCGGCTGGTGTCCGATCTGGACCGGTTCGTCTGGGACGACGCCACCATCAAGGTGGACTGGGCGCTGTCCTCGCCCATCCCGTGGAACGCCGCCGAAGTCGGCGAGGCCGGGACCGTCCACATCGGAGCGGACCTCGACGGTCTCGCCGGGATCGCCAACGATCTCGCCTGCGGGCGGGTGCCCGGCGACCCGTTCCTGCTGCTCGGGCAGATGACCACCGCCGACCCGACTCGTTCGCCCGCCGGGACCGAATCGGCCTGGGCCTACACGCATGTGCCAAGGGGCGAGCCGTGGAGCGCCTCCCGGTTACGCCGCCACGCGGACCGGATGGAAGAGGTCATCGAGAAGCACGCGCCCGGTTTCCGCGGCTTGATCGCGGGCCGGGCGATCGCCGGGCCCGCCGAACTCGAGGAAGGGAACCACAGTCTGGTGGAAGGTTCGATCAACGCCGGGACCGCGGCCATCCAGCAACAACTCTTCTTCCGGCCCGTCCCCGGTCTCGGCCGGGCCGACACCCCGATCGACCGGCTGTTCCTGGCGTCCGCGTCGGCGCATCCCGGTGGCGCGGTGCACGGCGCGCCCGGATCGAACGCCGCCAGGGCGGCCCTCGCCCGCGACGGCTGGGCCGGTTCCTTCTACC
- a CDS encoding TetR/AcrR family transcriptional regulator — MTEPAGLRERKKWRTRKVLIETAYRLFERQGYDRTTTAEIAAAAEVSTATFFNHFATKEDLLLTGDGEEILRAGLDVLAAREEGETPAGLLRRAMLGMLTEAGAGLRDPGAEPERIRLHLITSVPSVRATMLQRAFDAQERLSAALCRACEIDEVDAAVLVGAVTGAVFAAGRTALRLGTPLDEAMRRAIDLATA, encoded by the coding sequence ATGACGGAACCGGCGGGTTTGCGGGAGCGGAAGAAATGGCGCACCCGCAAGGTGTTGATCGAGACGGCGTACCGGCTCTTCGAACGGCAGGGCTACGACCGGACGACCACCGCGGAGATCGCCGCGGCCGCCGAGGTGTCCACCGCGACCTTCTTCAACCACTTCGCGACGAAGGAAGACCTCCTCCTCACTGGCGACGGTGAGGAGATCCTGCGCGCGGGGCTGGACGTGCTCGCCGCGCGCGAGGAGGGCGAGACACCGGCCGGGCTTCTCCGGCGCGCGATGCTCGGGATGCTCACCGAGGCCGGAGCGGGGCTCCGCGATCCGGGTGCCGAGCCCGAGCGGATCCGGCTGCACCTGATCACGTCGGTGCCGTCGGTGCGCGCGACGATGCTGCAGCGTGCCTTCGACGCTCAGGAGCGGCTTTCGGCCGCGCTGTGCCGGGCCTGCGAGATCGACGAGGTCGACGCCGCGGTGCTGGTCGGAGCCGTCACCGGGGCGGTTTTCGCCGCCGGGCGAACGGCCCTCCGTCTCGGGACTCCGCTCGACGAGGCGATGCGACGGGCGATCGACCTCGCGACGGCCTGA
- a CDS encoding universal stress protein codes for MTGAFESTVERFGPPRHHTGRAILAGVDGSDTAMRAAAFAFGMARREGGRLIVAFVCRPALGPAVAATMEHDTAVQLYAEIREQIREAAEELEVPVSFLKTYGDPYTALRDTADRSQVDTVVVGASQKAGHRFAGSVATKLIRAGHWPVLVVP; via the coding sequence ATGACCGGCGCCTTCGAGTCCACTGTGGAGCGTTTCGGCCCGCCCCGGCACCACACGGGGCGGGCCATCCTGGCCGGGGTCGACGGCTCCGACACGGCGATGCGGGCGGCCGCCTTCGCCTTCGGCATGGCGCGACGCGAGGGCGGCAGGCTGATCGTCGCCTTCGTCTGCCGTCCGGCACTCGGTCCCGCGGTCGCGGCGACGATGGAACACGACACGGCAGTGCAGCTCTACGCGGAGATCCGCGAGCAGATCCGCGAAGCCGCCGAGGAACTGGAGGTGCCAGTCAGCTTCCTGAAGACCTACGGCGATCCGTACACCGCGCTCCGCGACACCGCCGACCGCAGCCAGGTCGACACCGTCGTGGTCGGCGCCTCACAGAAGGCCGGTCACCGGTTCGCGGGGTCGGTCGCGACCAAGCTCATCAGGGCCGGGCACTGGCCGGTGCTGGTGGTTCCCTGA
- a CDS encoding nitroreductase/quinone reductase family protein has protein sequence MPMPRWWGHVNKRVFNPRAIAGGKYPVLIHIGRASGKTRHTPLDAHPVDGGYLFVPVYGPEADWVRNIMTAGKARLRIDGREVDLVGPRLVGAAEFPDGVTRPPKLLRITEFLRMDVKP, from the coding sequence ATGCCGATGCCGAGATGGTGGGGCCACGTCAACAAGCGGGTGTTCAACCCCCGTGCGATCGCCGGAGGGAAGTACCCGGTGCTGATCCACATCGGCCGCGCCTCGGGAAAGACCCGCCACACGCCGCTCGACGCGCATCCCGTCGACGGCGGCTACCTGTTCGTCCCGGTGTACGGCCCGGAGGCGGACTGGGTGCGCAACATCATGACCGCGGGGAAAGCGCGGCTTCGGATCGACGGACGGGAAGTGGACCTCGTCGGCCCGCGGCTCGTGGGGGCGGCCGAATTCCCCGATGGAGTGACCCGCCCGCCGAAACTCCTCCGTATCACCGAATTCCTCCGGATGGACGTGAAACCCTGA